In Arthrobacter citreus, a genomic segment contains:
- a CDS encoding LCP family protein, with product MDQRTEYNDGAGMLTDPVRNPQSASPAARNKRAFILLLLTLVLPGSAQVVAGNRKLGRRALQVTFTVWALVLAALVLAFTNRIMLVNIVTNGWASFILMVVLVALAAGWALLFLNTLRIIRPPLLERRMRPIVAGLLTVLMIGTSGGLAYGAYMLNVSRSAVGSIFSSGPSFDPVDGRYNFLLMGGDAGEDRTGLRPDSMSVISVDAKTGKSITFSLPRNFQNAPFPDDSPLAAVYPDGYNCGDECILNSLYQTVVENHPDLYPDSSDPGAEAMMDAASGILDLEVQAYVIVDMEGFSTLIDAMGGITINAGGWVPITAGEIPGTNRHYPPDGWIAPGTQKMDGYTALWYARSREFVTDYHRIARQQCVQQAMVAQLDPATLLTRFQAIASAGEQIVKTDIPQHQLGSFLDLALKAKGQPMDRLTIGPPDFGTAADNFVTYPDFTLIHSRVAEVISGQGAEPEAPAEAPAEAPAAEQPAPAEGGDAGTSTDIGTEAGPAEQPAEAEQPEITEEYLQYLAEIQDDATLGALLSNNGECSPG from the coding sequence ATGGACCAGAGGACCGAATACAACGACGGCGCGGGCATGCTCACCGATCCGGTGCGCAACCCCCAGTCGGCGTCCCCGGCCGCACGCAACAAACGGGCTTTCATCCTGCTGCTGCTCACACTCGTGCTGCCCGGCTCGGCGCAGGTTGTTGCCGGTAACCGGAAGCTGGGCCGCCGCGCCCTGCAGGTGACTTTCACGGTGTGGGCCCTGGTCCTGGCCGCATTGGTTCTTGCCTTCACCAACCGCATCATGCTGGTGAATATCGTCACCAACGGCTGGGCGTCCTTCATCCTCATGGTGGTCCTGGTGGCCCTGGCCGCCGGCTGGGCCCTGTTGTTCCTGAACACGCTGCGCATCATCCGGCCGCCGCTGCTGGAACGGCGCATGCGGCCCATCGTCGCCGGGCTCCTCACGGTCCTCATGATCGGCACCAGCGGCGGGCTGGCCTACGGTGCGTACATGCTCAACGTCAGCCGCAGCGCCGTCGGCAGCATCTTTTCCTCGGGCCCGTCCTTCGACCCGGTGGACGGCCGGTACAACTTCCTGCTGATGGGCGGCGACGCCGGCGAGGACCGCACGGGCCTGCGCCCGGACAGCATGTCCGTCATCAGCGTTGATGCCAAAACCGGCAAGTCCATCACCTTCAGCCTTCCCCGCAACTTCCAGAACGCCCCCTTCCCGGATGATTCCCCGCTGGCCGCCGTGTACCCGGACGGGTACAACTGCGGAGACGAGTGCATCCTGAACAGCCTGTACCAGACCGTGGTGGAGAACCATCCCGACCTGTATCCGGACTCCAGCGATCCCGGGGCCGAGGCCATGATGGATGCCGCGTCCGGCATCCTGGACCTGGAAGTCCAGGCCTACGTGATCGTGGACATGGAGGGCTTCTCCACCCTGATCGACGCCATGGGCGGCATCACGATCAATGCCGGCGGCTGGGTTCCCATCACCGCCGGCGAAATACCGGGAACCAACCGGCATTACCCGCCGGACGGCTGGATTGCCCCCGGCACCCAGAAAATGGACGGCTACACGGCGCTCTGGTACGCCCGGTCCCGTGAGTTTGTCACCGACTATCACCGGATCGCCCGGCAGCAGTGCGTCCAGCAGGCCATGGTGGCCCAGCTGGATCCGGCGACCCTCCTGACCCGGTTCCAGGCCATCGCTTCGGCCGGTGAGCAGATCGTGAAGACGGACATTCCCCAGCACCAGCTGGGCAGCTTCCTGGACCTCGCCCTGAAAGCCAAGGGTCAGCCCATGGACCGGCTGACCATCGGCCCGCCCGACTTTGGCACGGCCGCGGACAACTTTGTGACCTACCCCGATTTCACCCTGATCCACTCACGGGTGGCGGAGGTGATTTCGGGCCAGGGAGCGGAACCTGAAGCGCCGGCGGAAGCACCTGCGGAAGCGCCGGCTGCTGAACAGCCCGCTCCCGCAGAGGGCGGCGACGCCGGCACCAGCACGGACATCGGCACAGAGGCCGGCCCCGCGGAGCAGCCTGCGGAAGCTGAGCAGCCCGAAATCACCGAGGAATACCTGCAGTATCTGGCCGAAATCCAGGATGACGCCACGCTGGGCGCCCTGCTGAGCAACAACGGCGAGTGCAGCCCCGGATAA
- the manA gene encoding mannose-6-phosphate isomerase, class I, with translation MYLLDNTLRPYAWGSFTAMAELFGREPSGQPEAELWIGAHPGAPSSLVPPVPDAETLDQLITADPQQMLGRETAETYGNVLPFLAKVLAAGTPLSLQVHPTREQAREGFAAEEAAGLDRAAPNRNYRDDNHKPEMIFALTPFEALCGFRQPDEAAELFRAAIRAIEARGGETPELLSWAVSELSSGHEPADRLQSVFRTLISDGEDVREAVRVAAGALAGSAPEDLEPFAKELGTAADLNAYYPEDPGVLLSLLLNRASLQPGEAVYLPAGNVHAYLSGLGIEVMASSDNVLRGGLTPKHIDVAELLKTVDFRPVDVPLLSPVHTQMGQELYRPPFGEFQLQRIELEQRAQDTAEGYSPAASMSGSDVSVLQNGPTIVIVVRGTVVLDSPKGDLVLETGQSAFIPSAEAPVIAKLSAHSAQHDDGALAFAVTVGSADAEGAGSAEPLPAF, from the coding sequence ATGTACCTGCTGGACAACACACTGCGGCCCTACGCCTGGGGTTCCTTCACCGCCATGGCTGAACTGTTCGGCAGGGAGCCGTCGGGCCAGCCGGAGGCCGAACTGTGGATCGGCGCCCACCCGGGGGCGCCGTCGTCCCTGGTGCCGCCGGTGCCGGACGCCGAAACGCTGGACCAGTTGATCACTGCCGATCCCCAGCAGATGCTGGGCCGGGAAACCGCCGAAACGTACGGCAATGTCCTTCCGTTCCTGGCCAAGGTCCTGGCCGCGGGCACTCCGTTGTCCCTTCAGGTCCATCCCACCCGCGAGCAGGCGCGGGAAGGGTTTGCCGCGGAAGAGGCAGCGGGGCTGGACCGTGCCGCGCCAAACCGCAACTACCGCGACGACAACCACAAGCCGGAAATGATCTTTGCCCTCACGCCCTTTGAGGCGCTGTGCGGTTTCCGGCAGCCGGATGAGGCCGCGGAGCTTTTCCGGGCCGCCATCCGCGCCATCGAGGCACGCGGCGGTGAAACGCCGGAGCTGCTGTCCTGGGCCGTCAGCGAGCTGTCCAGCGGCCATGAGCCTGCGGACCGGCTGCAGAGCGTCTTCCGCACGCTGATCAGCGACGGCGAGGATGTGCGGGAAGCGGTGCGGGTGGCCGCCGGGGCGCTGGCAGGCTCCGCCCCGGAGGACCTGGAGCCGTTCGCGAAGGAACTGGGCACCGCCGCGGACCTGAACGCCTATTACCCGGAGGACCCGGGAGTTCTGCTGTCCCTGCTGCTGAACCGTGCGTCGCTGCAGCCGGGCGAGGCCGTGTACCTGCCGGCGGGCAACGTCCACGCCTACCTCAGCGGCCTTGGCATTGAGGTCATGGCGTCCTCGGACAACGTGCTGCGCGGCGGCCTGACCCCCAAGCACATCGATGTGGCTGAGCTGCTCAAGACCGTCGATTTCCGGCCCGTTGATGTGCCGCTGCTGTCCCCGGTCCATACGCAGATGGGCCAGGAGCTGTACCGTCCTCCGTTTGGTGAGTTTCAGCTGCAGCGGATCGAGCTGGAGCAGCGGGCCCAGGACACGGCGGAGGGCTACTCCCCCGCCGCGTCCATGTCCGGCTCAGACGTTTCGGTGCTGCAGAACGGGCCCACGATCGTCATTGTGGTCCGCGGAACGGTGGTGCTGGACTCCCCCAAGGGTGACCTGGTGCTCGAAACCGGCCAAAGCGCGTTCATTCCGTCCGCTGAGGCCCCGGTGATTGCCAAGCTATCCGCGCATTCGGCCCAGCACGACGACGGCGCACTCGCCTTTGCGGTGACCGTCGGTTCGGCCGACGCTGAGGGGGCCGGTTCCGCCGAGCCGCTGCCGGCGTTTTAG
- a CDS encoding lipid II:glycine glycyltransferase FemX — protein MTLRVTPCSDSARWNEAVNGFNGHPQQLWGWGKTKAEHNWSVDRLLVEDDGGKVVGAAQVLLRRLPFPFKALAYIPRGPQSVPGRELEVLGAVSDYVKKTHAPVALSIEPDWDAGGVIAAGLPGAGFRPSANTILIGRTLILDLSRTEDELLAEMSKKHRQYIRKSGREALEYRRVSRDEIPKCLAVYKQTAERAGFGIHEDGYYLDIFDNLGDDSPVYAAFSGDDVVAFLWLSTSGYTAFELYGGMTEEGEHLRANYALKWHAIQAMKERGIIRYDFNGLLNDGVSKFKMGWAKHEDQLAGTWDKPLSPLYPVFTTALPLAKNGLRKLRGVAAAAKAKIRR, from the coding sequence ATGACACTGCGCGTTACACCCTGTTCCGATTCCGCCCGCTGGAACGAAGCCGTCAACGGTTTCAACGGACACCCGCAGCAGTTGTGGGGCTGGGGCAAAACCAAGGCCGAGCACAACTGGAGCGTTGACCGCCTGCTGGTGGAGGACGACGGCGGCAAGGTGGTGGGCGCCGCCCAGGTGCTGCTGCGCCGGCTGCCGTTCCCGTTCAAGGCGCTCGCCTACATCCCCCGCGGCCCGCAGTCCGTGCCCGGCCGTGAACTCGAGGTTCTGGGCGCCGTGAGCGACTACGTCAAGAAGACCCACGCGCCCGTGGCCCTGAGCATTGAACCGGACTGGGATGCCGGCGGCGTGATCGCCGCGGGCCTGCCGGGTGCCGGGTTCCGCCCCTCCGCCAACACCATCCTGATCGGCCGCACGCTGATCCTGGACCTGTCCCGGACCGAAGACGAGCTGCTGGCCGAGATGTCCAAAAAGCACCGCCAGTACATCCGCAAGTCCGGCCGCGAGGCGCTGGAGTACCGCCGGGTGAGCCGGGACGAGATTCCCAAGTGCCTGGCGGTGTACAAGCAGACCGCGGAGCGCGCCGGCTTCGGCATCCACGAAGACGGGTACTACCTGGACATCTTCGACAACCTGGGCGATGACTCGCCGGTGTACGCGGCCTTCAGCGGAGACGACGTCGTTGCCTTCCTCTGGCTGTCCACCAGCGGCTACACCGCCTTTGAGCTGTACGGCGGGATGACCGAGGAGGGCGAGCACCTGCGCGCCAACTACGCGCTGAAGTGGCATGCGATTCAGGCCATGAAGGAACGCGGCATCATCCGCTACGACTTCAACGGCCTGCTGAACGACGGCGTGTCCAAGTTCAAGATGGGCTGGGCGAAGCATGAGGACCAGCTCGCCGGCACCTGGGACAAGCCGCTGTCCCCGCTGTACCCGGTGTTCACCACGGCGCTGCCGCTGGCCAAGAACGGGCTGCGGAAGCTGCGCGGAGTGGCTGCTGCCGCGAAGGCGAAGATCCGCCGATAA
- a CDS encoding tryptophan-rich sensory protein: protein MTTSTSGTRSTVPGSRGSDLSRQLTVTLCFIVCIVGSMIGVGVFGGTPIAQAAGGALNADATYLAPASGAFSIWSVIYTGLGAYTIFQWLPSQRTSERQRSLGWLVAASLVLNAAWILSVQAGWVGISVLVIVLLLAVLVACFVRYARTPAANWIEAIAVDGTLGLYLGWVSVATCANTAAALTDAGFDGFGLAPEVWSVAILAVVAALGVGLAAYGRGRLAPAAALAWGLSWIAVSRLNGELLSNGTAIAAVAAAAVVALAAVVYRVTGRNRLRAG from the coding sequence ATGACTACTTCAACCTCTGGTACCCGTTCCACGGTCCCCGGCTCCCGGGGATCCGACCTGTCCAGGCAGCTGACAGTCACCCTTTGCTTCATTGTCTGCATTGTCGGCTCCATGATCGGCGTCGGCGTCTTCGGCGGCACCCCCATCGCCCAGGCCGCGGGCGGAGCCCTGAACGCGGACGCCACCTATCTGGCGCCGGCCAGCGGTGCCTTCTCCATCTGGTCCGTCATCTACACCGGACTCGGCGCCTACACCATCTTCCAGTGGCTGCCCTCCCAGCGCACGTCCGAGCGCCAGCGTTCCCTGGGCTGGCTGGTGGCCGCGTCCCTGGTCCTGAATGCCGCTTGGATCCTGAGTGTCCAGGCGGGCTGGGTGGGGATCAGCGTCCTTGTCATCGTCCTCCTGCTCGCCGTACTGGTGGCATGTTTTGTGCGCTACGCCCGGACCCCGGCGGCCAACTGGATCGAGGCCATCGCCGTCGACGGAACCCTGGGCCTGTATCTGGGCTGGGTTTCGGTGGCCACCTGCGCCAATACCGCTGCCGCGCTGACCGACGCCGGCTTCGACGGTTTCGGACTCGCCCCGGAGGTGTGGTCGGTCGCCATCCTGGCCGTTGTTGCCGCACTGGGTGTCGGACTGGCCGCCTACGGCCGCGGACGGCTGGCCCCTGCGGCGGCGCTGGCGTGGGGCCTGTCCTGGATTGCCGTGTCGCGTCTCAACGGCGAACTGCTGTCCAACGGCACCGCAATCGCCGCAGTGGCAGCCGCTGCCGTCGTCGCCCTGGCCGCCGTGGTGTACCGGGTGACCGGGCGCAACCGGCTGCGGGCCGGGTAG
- a CDS encoding DNA alkylation repair protein has translation MPSADELLGAASAQALARAISTAVPGSPRPALQAAGNRLDGLSLRERADFLRDALLADLPGSYADLARALRAAAGSEEFTGWLIWPVTSAVAVKAVEADQAGAEPTAFDDALALLAELTPRLTSEFAVRVLLRHDLDRALSIISAWTDSSDEHVRRLASEGTRPYLPWSVRVPGILARPGATVSLLDTLYRDESDYVRRSVANHLNDLSRDHPELVVNTARRWLADPAPHTPALIRHALRTLIKRGNPDALSLLGFAPAAVEISGPRLDSTAVPFDGSVRFTASIRNTGDEPARLAVDYIVHHSKANGSQTAKTFKLTTATLDPGQSITLTRGHSFRPITTRRYYPGPHAITLQVNGVPSERADFELLPASVPAAATEPVPAS, from the coding sequence GTGCCCTCCGCAGACGAACTCCTCGGTGCCGCGTCCGCGCAGGCACTGGCCCGCGCGATCAGCACGGCGGTTCCGGGTTCCCCGCGTCCCGCGCTGCAGGCTGCCGGCAATCGTCTTGATGGCCTGTCCCTGCGGGAACGGGCCGATTTCCTGCGCGATGCGCTGTTGGCCGATCTGCCGGGCAGCTACGCGGATCTCGCACGCGCTCTGCGCGCCGCTGCGGGCTCTGAGGAGTTCACCGGATGGCTGATCTGGCCGGTGACCTCCGCCGTCGCCGTCAAAGCCGTGGAAGCGGACCAGGCGGGAGCAGAGCCAACGGCGTTCGACGACGCCCTGGCCCTGCTGGCCGAACTCACCCCGCGGCTCACCTCCGAATTCGCGGTCCGGGTGCTCCTGCGCCACGACCTGGACCGGGCCCTCTCCATCATTTCAGCATGGACGGACTCCTCCGATGAGCACGTGCGCCGGCTGGCGTCGGAAGGCACCCGCCCGTACCTGCCATGGTCAGTCCGGGTGCCGGGAATCCTGGCCCGTCCCGGCGCAACCGTTTCCCTGCTGGACACCCTGTACCGGGATGAGAGCGACTATGTGCGGCGCTCCGTGGCCAACCACCTCAATGACCTCAGCCGCGACCACCCGGAGCTCGTGGTCAACACGGCCCGCCGGTGGCTGGCAGACCCCGCTCCGCACACGCCCGCACTGATCCGCCACGCCCTGCGCACCCTGATCAAGCGCGGCAACCCGGACGCGCTGAGCCTGCTCGGTTTCGCGCCGGCCGCCGTGGAAATATCCGGACCCCGTCTGGACAGCACCGCGGTCCCCTTCGACGGCAGCGTCCGCTTCACGGCCTCGATCCGAAACACCGGAGACGAACCGGCGCGGCTGGCCGTGGACTACATCGTCCATCACTCCAAGGCCAACGGGTCCCAGACCGCAAAGACGTTCAAGCTCACCACGGCAACCCTTGACCCCGGTCAGTCCATCACGCTGACGCGCGGGCATTCCTTCCGCCCCATCACCACCCGCCGGTACTACCCCGGCCCGCACGCCATCACCCTCCAGGTCAACGGGGTGCCGTCCGAGCGGGCCGACTTTGAGCTCCTGCCGGCATCGGTGCCGGCAGCAGCGACGGAGCCGGTTCCGGCGTCCTAG
- the glpX gene encoding class II fructose-bisphosphatase, which produces MRLDVTKGAQYSTLSPALAVGDDEPDRNLALELVRVTEAAAIAGGHWVGFGDKNAADGAAVDAMRSLISTVHFNGVVVIGEGEKDEAPMLYNGEHVGDGTGALCDVAVDPIDGTRLTALGINNALAVLAVAERGTMFDPSAVFYMEKLITGPDAADMVDLRLPVKQNLHLIAKAKGKKINQLNVMILDRDRHKPLVQEIRDAGARTRMLMDGDVAGGIAAAREGTDVDALMGIGGTPEGIITACAIKTLGGVIQGRLWPTSDEEKQKAIDAGHDLDRVMTTNDLVTSDNCYFAATGITDGDLVRGVRYKKDRVLTQSIVMRSKSGTIRVVDGEHQSHKWESYARLK; this is translated from the coding sequence ATGAGGTTAGACGTGACCAAAGGCGCTCAGTACTCCACACTTTCCCCCGCCCTGGCAGTAGGCGACGACGAGCCGGACCGGAACTTGGCGCTTGAACTGGTCCGGGTGACCGAGGCGGCAGCCATTGCCGGCGGCCACTGGGTTGGGTTTGGCGATAAGAACGCGGCCGACGGCGCTGCCGTTGACGCCATGCGTTCCCTGATTTCCACCGTCCACTTCAACGGCGTCGTGGTCATTGGCGAAGGCGAAAAAGACGAAGCCCCCATGCTCTACAACGGCGAGCACGTCGGTGACGGCACCGGAGCACTCTGCGACGTCGCAGTGGACCCGATCGACGGCACCCGCCTGACCGCCCTGGGCATCAACAATGCACTGGCCGTCCTGGCAGTTGCCGAACGCGGCACCATGTTCGATCCGTCCGCCGTGTTCTACATGGAAAAGCTGATTACCGGACCCGATGCCGCCGACATGGTGGACCTGCGCCTGCCGGTCAAGCAGAACCTGCACCTGATCGCCAAGGCCAAGGGCAAGAAAATCAACCAGCTCAACGTCATGATCCTGGACCGGGACCGGCACAAGCCGCTGGTGCAGGAAATCCGCGACGCCGGTGCCCGCACCCGGATGCTGATGGACGGCGACGTTGCCGGCGGCATCGCGGCGGCCCGCGAAGGAACCGACGTTGACGCCCTGATGGGCATCGGCGGCACTCCCGAAGGCATCATCACCGCCTGCGCCATCAAGACCCTCGGCGGAGTCATCCAGGGTCGGCTGTGGCCCACCTCCGATGAGGAAAAGCAGAAGGCGATTGACGCCGGCCACGACCTGGACCGCGTCATGACCACTAATGATCTGGTGACCAGCGACAACTGCTACTTTGCCGCCACCGGCATCACCGACGGCGACCTGGTCCGCGGTGTGCGCTACAAGAAGGACCGCGTGCTGACGCAGTCCATCGTGATGCGCTCGAAGTCCGGGACCATCCGCGTGGTCGACGGCGAGCACCAGTCGCACAAGTGGGAGTCCTACGCCCGCCTGAAGTAG
- a CDS encoding DUF4245 domain-containing protein, translated as MSEHQQDQETPVTPVLTGKQAKRANATVIGMLIATGITLLLVLVPVLLNPAPKASTRNVNVQQIAVQAAGDAGYAPLAPKLPEGWSSNYARWEANNSSGVPLWEVGYITPNTEFIRLSETNAGNPTWIAQVSGDSMVAGERTAGGKTWELRDSADGDASMVLEHDGLTVVLTGEADLAEFDVLAEAVVRDLTAAPAK; from the coding sequence GTGAGTGAGCACCAGCAGGACCAAGAGACGCCCGTGACCCCCGTACTGACCGGTAAGCAGGCCAAGCGCGCCAACGCAACCGTGATCGGAATGCTGATCGCCACCGGCATCACGCTGCTGCTGGTCCTGGTTCCGGTGCTCCTGAACCCCGCCCCCAAGGCTTCCACCCGGAACGTCAACGTGCAGCAGATTGCCGTACAGGCAGCCGGCGACGCCGGTTACGCCCCGCTCGCGCCCAAGCTGCCGGAGGGCTGGAGCTCCAACTACGCCCGCTGGGAAGCCAACAACAGCAGCGGCGTCCCCCTCTGGGAAGTGGGATACATCACTCCCAACACTGAATTTATTCGTCTTTCAGAAACCAACGCCGGCAATCCGACCTGGATCGCCCAGGTGTCCGGAGATTCCATGGTTGCCGGTGAGCGCACCGCCGGCGGCAAGACCTGGGAGCTGCGCGACTCCGCAGACGGTGACGCCAGCATGGTCCTGGAGCATGACGGCCTCACCGTGGTGCTGACCGGAGAAGCGGACCTGGCCGAGTTCGATGTGCTGGCCGAGGCCGTGGTCCGGGACCTCACCGCGGCGCCGGCCAAGTAA
- a CDS encoding carbonic anhydrase yields MNEPAASVITPAQAWQTLSEGNARFVAGKSSHPNQDANRRSSLIHEQNPFAVIFGCSDSRLAAEIIFDLGLGDAFVIRTAGQVIDDAVLGSLEYSVATLGVPLIVVLGHDSCGAVTAAKRTVDTGEMPGGHIRNLVERITPSVLAAQRNGFTEVNDMVVEHTKQTAEQLVESSQIIAAAVEEGRTAVIGVSYRLAEGAADLVSGYGALVHPAVQRTRS; encoded by the coding sequence GTGAATGAACCAGCCGCTTCAGTAATCACCCCGGCCCAGGCCTGGCAGACGCTTAGCGAAGGCAACGCCCGCTTTGTCGCCGGCAAGTCCTCGCATCCAAATCAGGACGCCAACAGGCGCAGCTCCCTGATCCACGAACAGAACCCGTTCGCCGTGATCTTCGGGTGCTCCGACTCCCGCCTGGCCGCCGAGATCATCTTCGATCTCGGCCTCGGCGACGCCTTTGTCATCCGGACCGCCGGCCAGGTGATCGACGACGCCGTCCTCGGATCCCTGGAGTACAGCGTCGCCACCCTCGGCGTTCCGCTGATCGTGGTCCTGGGCCATGACAGCTGCGGCGCAGTGACCGCAGCCAAGCGCACGGTGGATACCGGGGAGATGCCCGGCGGTCACATCCGCAACCTGGTGGAGCGCATTACCCCTTCCGTCCTGGCGGCCCAACGCAACGGGTTCACCGAGGTCAACGACATGGTGGTGGAACACACCAAGCAGACCGCCGAGCAGCTGGTGGAAAGCTCCCAGATCATTGCGGCCGCCGTCGAGGAGGGCCGCACCGCCGTTATCGGCGTTTCCTACCGGCTGGCCGAAGGCGCAGCTGACCTGGTCTCCGGCTACGGCGCCCTGGTCCACCCCGCCGTTCAGCGCACCCGCAGCTAG